Proteins found in one Arthrobacter sp. U41 genomic segment:
- a CDS encoding DUF5134 domain-containing protein produces MIGVLNIPAVTWTLTVILLLSGSYYLLQAVKSHTRTDQINKSLHALMNVLMAVMLWNLVPSTVLAQIAVLTGAALWFVIQAVARPEFKLLCAGSQGRVKCGYHSLSMGGAAFMIAMMSHAAASPGNPVNASGMSMSHGHQAIAGENHNTAATAIDQQPTLAILLTVLFGAAAVIFLILFLRSHITAKTPNKTAAPRLSLRTEHGFEALGATIMALMFATMAA; encoded by the coding sequence GTGATCGGCGTGTTAAATATCCCCGCAGTTACCTGGACCCTCACGGTCATCCTGCTGCTCAGCGGAAGCTACTACTTACTGCAGGCTGTGAAGTCCCACACGCGCACGGACCAGATCAACAAAAGCCTCCATGCCCTCATGAACGTCCTGATGGCTGTGATGTTGTGGAACCTCGTGCCGTCGACCGTTCTGGCTCAGATCGCAGTCCTGACCGGCGCGGCACTGTGGTTTGTTATCCAGGCCGTAGCCCGGCCCGAATTCAAGTTACTCTGCGCGGGTAGCCAGGGCCGAGTGAAATGCGGCTACCACAGCCTCAGCATGGGCGGCGCTGCCTTCATGATCGCAATGATGAGCCATGCGGCTGCCAGTCCTGGAAACCCTGTTAACGCCAGCGGGATGTCGATGTCACACGGCCACCAGGCGATAGCAGGCGAAAATCACAACACAGCCGCAACAGCAATTGACCAGCAGCCCACCCTGGCGATCCTGTTGACCGTACTCTTCGGGGCTGCGGCAGTCATTTTCCTTATCCTTTTCCTGCGCAGCCACATAACGGCAAAGACCCCCAACAAAACGGCAGCCCCACGACTCTCCCTCCGTACAGAACACGGATTCGAAGCCCTTGGCGCAACCATTATGGCCCTCATGTTCGCCACCATGGCGGCTTGA
- a CDS encoding dimethylamine monooxygenase subunit DmmA family protein: MRSVSMPSAIGAGVAPGFRGVICVSFGSTGDTAGLDADVQPRHDLHFEAATADTLSELKSALGSSHVGVRLVLVGPPADIRAAAAAAAECGLQQEEMTLLSDDTAPRVIYCPHCHSTTKTGRAAGSEVQCQGCGTVLATTDHFSRRLGAYLGYSAHAEEAL; encoded by the coding sequence ATGCGTTCCGTGTCCATGCCGTCGGCAATAGGCGCCGGCGTGGCACCTGGTTTCCGCGGTGTCATCTGTGTAAGCTTCGGCTCCACAGGTGACACCGCGGGTCTAGACGCCGATGTCCAGCCCCGGCACGATCTCCATTTCGAAGCTGCAACCGCGGACACCCTCTCGGAGTTGAAGTCTGCGCTCGGAAGTTCGCACGTCGGGGTCCGCCTCGTGCTCGTCGGCCCCCCGGCGGACATACGGGCAGCCGCAGCCGCCGCCGCGGAGTGTGGACTGCAGCAGGAGGAAATGACCCTGCTGAGTGATGACACCGCCCCGCGGGTTATTTACTGCCCACACTGCCATTCCACCACTAAAACCGGCCGGGCAGCCGGCTCGGAGGTGCAGTGCCAGGGATGCGGCACGGTCCTGGCCACCACTGACCACTTTTCGCGCCGGCTTGGCGCGTACCTAGGGTACTCCGCTCACGCCGAGGAGGCATTATGA
- a CDS encoding primary-amine oxidase, translating into MTLNTETETVVGVAHPLDPLSRAEISRAVSILKDGPAAAESFRFISVELREPSKEALRTGGETEREADSVLVDRGAGNAYEAIVNLDSGIVTSWKQLASGVQPPFMLDEFAEGEESCRKNPEVKAALAKRGITDMDLVCFEPWSVGYFGEDNEGRRLMRALVFVRQEPDDSPYAHPIENFIVIVDLNSGEVVEVEDDQAIPVPSASGNYLPKYVGPARTDLKPISITQPEGASFKVTGNHVQWADWSFRVGFTPREGLVLHQLRFQDQGVERPVINRASLSEMVVPYGDTAPVQAKKNAFDSGEYNIGNMANSLTLGCDCLGEIKYFDGITTDSHGNPWTIENAICMHEEDDSILWKHFDFREGTAETRRSRKLVISFIATVANYEYAFYWHLFLDGSIEFLVKATGILSTAAQKPGEKTPYGQTLNNDGLYGPIHQHMFNVRMDFEIDGPKNVVYEVDMEIPENNPTHTAFKAVDRLLETEQAAIRKADHDKHRFWKIANRDSRNLVDEPVAYRLIPTNAITLAAGDESFVSKRAQFARNNLWVTAYDRTERFAAGEFPNQATGADDGLHIWTQADRNIVDEDIVVWYTFGMHHVVRLEDWPVMPRQNIGFMLEPHGFFNQNPTLNLPSSATPSDHCSPETTNHCSSETGQTAH; encoded by the coding sequence ATGACTCTCAACACTGAAACCGAAACTGTAGTAGGGGTAGCGCACCCTCTGGATCCGTTGTCCCGGGCCGAGATTTCGCGGGCTGTCTCGATCCTCAAGGACGGGCCGGCTGCGGCTGAGTCGTTCCGCTTCATTAGCGTTGAGCTGCGCGAGCCGTCCAAGGAAGCCCTGAGGACCGGCGGGGAGACCGAACGCGAAGCGGACTCGGTGCTCGTTGACCGCGGCGCGGGAAATGCCTACGAAGCCATCGTCAACCTTGATTCGGGCATCGTCACGTCGTGGAAGCAGCTGGCCTCCGGCGTTCAGCCGCCCTTCATGCTGGACGAGTTTGCAGAAGGTGAAGAGAGCTGCCGAAAGAACCCGGAGGTCAAGGCGGCCCTTGCCAAGCGGGGCATCACCGATATGGACCTTGTCTGCTTCGAACCGTGGTCTGTGGGCTACTTCGGTGAAGACAACGAAGGACGGCGCCTGATGCGCGCCCTGGTCTTCGTCCGCCAGGAGCCCGATGACAGCCCTTACGCGCACCCGATCGAGAACTTCATCGTCATCGTCGACCTCAACTCCGGCGAAGTCGTAGAAGTCGAGGACGACCAGGCGATCCCCGTACCCAGTGCCAGCGGCAACTACCTGCCCAAGTACGTCGGGCCGGCCCGCACTGACCTCAAGCCCATCTCCATCACCCAGCCCGAGGGTGCGTCCTTCAAGGTCACGGGAAACCACGTCCAGTGGGCCGACTGGTCCTTCCGGGTCGGGTTCACTCCCCGGGAAGGCCTGGTGCTTCACCAGCTCCGCTTCCAGGACCAGGGCGTGGAGCGTCCGGTGATCAACAGGGCATCACTGTCCGAAATGGTGGTCCCCTATGGTGACACCGCCCCCGTCCAGGCAAAGAAGAACGCCTTCGACTCCGGCGAATACAACATCGGCAACATGGCCAACTCCCTCACCCTCGGCTGCGACTGCCTGGGCGAAATCAAGTACTTCGATGGCATCACCACCGACAGCCACGGCAACCCATGGACCATCGAGAACGCCATCTGCATGCACGAGGAAGACGATTCCATCCTGTGGAAGCACTTCGACTTCCGCGAGGGCACCGCCGAAACCCGGCGCAGCCGCAAGCTCGTGATCTCCTTCATCGCCACCGTCGCGAACTACGAGTACGCCTTCTACTGGCACCTGTTCCTCGACGGCAGCATCGAGTTCCTGGTCAAGGCCACCGGCATCCTGTCCACCGCCGCCCAGAAGCCCGGCGAGAAAACCCCGTACGGTCAGACGCTGAACAACGACGGGCTCTACGGACCCATCCACCAGCACATGTTCAACGTCCGCATGGACTTCGAAATCGACGGACCGAAGAATGTCGTCTACGAAGTGGACATGGAAATCCCCGAGAACAACCCCACACACACCGCGTTCAAGGCCGTGGACCGGCTGCTCGAAACCGAACAGGCAGCAATCCGCAAGGCAGACCACGACAAGCACCGCTTCTGGAAAATCGCCAACCGCGACAGCAGGAACCTCGTGGACGAACCAGTCGCCTACCGCCTCATCCCCACCAACGCCATCACCCTGGCCGCCGGCGATGAGTCCTTCGTCAGCAAACGAGCACAATTCGCCCGCAACAACCTCTGGGTCACCGCTTACGACCGCACCGAACGCTTCGCCGCCGGCGAATTCCCGAACCAAGCCACCGGCGCCGACGACGGCCTGCACATCTGGACCCAGGCAGACCGGAACATCGTCGATGAAGACATCGTGGTCTGGTACACCTTCGGCATGCACCACGTCGTCCGCCTCGAAGACTGGCCCGTCATGCCCCGCCAAAACATCGGCTTCATGCTCGAACCACACGGCTTCTTCAACCAAAACCCAACCCTCAACCTGCCCAGCTCGGCGACCCCCTCCGATCACTGCAGCCCAGAAACCACAAACCACTGCAGCTCAGAAACCGGACAAACAGCGCACTAA
- a CDS encoding cupin domain-containing protein, giving the protein METTLVGTLSKAGSIHKVEGGYIGLPSMNEPGTVAAIGDSLHNPEGSVMSAGFFELKASEPLVYTYTYDEMKVVVQGEFILTDQSTGEVTHAKERDVLFFPKGTTVKFETPEYALGFFTGHRSFAP; this is encoded by the coding sequence ATGGAAACCACACTCGTAGGAACACTCAGTAAAGCTGGATCCATCCACAAGGTAGAAGGCGGCTATATCGGGCTGCCGTCCATGAACGAACCTGGAACGGTCGCTGCGATCGGCGACTCCCTCCACAACCCGGAGGGGTCCGTCATGAGCGCCGGATTCTTCGAACTGAAGGCTTCCGAGCCCTTGGTATACACGTACACCTACGACGAGATGAAGGTCGTCGTGCAGGGTGAGTTCATCCTTACCGACCAGTCGACAGGCGAAGTCACACACGCCAAAGAGCGCGACGTGCTGTTCTTCCCCAAGGGCACAACGGTCAAGTTTGAGACCCCTGAGTATGCTCTGGGGTTCTTCACCGGCCACCGCTCTTTCGCCCCGTAA
- a CDS encoding PDR/VanB family oxidoreductase, giving the protein MTITALPISAHPAVAGGLQLEVTKVAVQTESIVTITLADPAGRKLPSYVPGSHLVVQYGSGVNAYSLTGSGNGPSDYTISVLRVEGGAGGSVAMHQLSVGDRVQVSRPRSAFAPASTATHHLLVAAGIGITPILSHARAAVERGTKASLIYVHRPAAGAHMAEAKQLLGPGLTALIECTDRGSFEKVLTESLTTQSLGTHLYVCGPTAFMDAVLDQARELGWTSARLHSEAFGAAELDDGEPFAVNLVRSGLRLEVPAGVSLLETLERAGKSIPNMCRKGICGDCVLPVLRGTPLHRDLYLTDEEKAANTTMMCCVSRSEDPELELDL; this is encoded by the coding sequence ATGACTATCACGGCGCTGCCGATCAGTGCGCATCCAGCCGTGGCGGGAGGTCTCCAGCTGGAGGTGACGAAGGTCGCCGTTCAGACGGAATCCATCGTCACCATCACGCTGGCTGACCCAGCGGGCAGGAAACTGCCGTCCTATGTTCCGGGGAGCCACCTGGTGGTCCAGTACGGAAGCGGCGTAAACGCCTATTCGCTTACGGGTTCTGGCAACGGCCCGTCGGATTACACCATCTCAGTCCTCCGGGTCGAAGGCGGTGCCGGCGGTTCGGTCGCCATGCACCAGCTCTCAGTGGGTGACCGTGTTCAGGTTTCGCGGCCCCGAAGCGCCTTTGCCCCTGCATCAACGGCAACGCATCATCTGCTTGTTGCTGCAGGAATTGGAATCACGCCGATTCTTTCGCATGCAAGGGCCGCTGTCGAACGGGGCACCAAAGCTTCCCTGATCTACGTCCACCGGCCAGCGGCCGGAGCCCACATGGCGGAAGCCAAGCAGCTGTTAGGGCCGGGACTGACCGCGCTCATTGAGTGTACCGATCGCGGCAGTTTCGAGAAGGTTCTGACGGAATCGCTAACAACCCAGAGCCTGGGAACCCACCTCTATGTCTGCGGCCCGACTGCCTTCATGGATGCGGTTCTGGACCAGGCGCGTGAGCTTGGATGGACATCGGCGAGGCTGCACTCGGAAGCCTTCGGCGCGGCCGAGCTGGACGACGGCGAACCCTTCGCAGTAAACCTGGTTCGCAGCGGCCTCAGATTAGAGGTGCCCGCCGGCGTGTCGCTGCTGGAGACACTCGAAAGGGCAGGGAAAAGCATCCCCAACATGTGCCGCAAAGGCATTTGCGGTGACTGTGTTCTGCCCGTCCTTCGAGGAACCCCACTGCACCGGGATCTCTACCTCACCGACGAGGAAAAGGCAGCTAACACCACCATGATGTGTTGCGTTTCACGCAGCGAAGACCCAGAATTGGAGTTGGACCTTTGA
- a CDS encoding heme-dependent oxidative N-demethylase family protein yields the protein MSITIDKDPDIAVLPERIRRFPFPFTGDSYRYSANVEPANKTVPTDAGAWGAGLIDIDEFYLPELADRDQILTRDPSRMQVLPHMRPAVWDTIATLLPTMAQEYPDIMSFHREGNACRWQNTLQGLDIEFTVGDDDSLPMGPLRFLGSQIQDDIVLLDVRDNTMWLDAGLVSFAADWSFGFDVGMNFLEIHHPVPRVKEENIIRRAEQFLLRLQPGEQFRRTNWTMTIGQRLDTSTETYPEWGPDRGTIATDPDLPNKLHLRVEVQHLIRLPHTGVLLFLIRSYLLPLADIAKVPAWREKLGHVLAELPEDMAEYKGIIRYRKAAADWLLAG from the coding sequence TTGAGCATCACCATCGACAAAGACCCTGACATTGCTGTCCTCCCGGAACGCATCAGACGCTTTCCCTTCCCTTTTACCGGTGACAGCTACCGCTACAGCGCTAACGTCGAACCGGCCAACAAAACCGTGCCAACAGACGCTGGCGCCTGGGGGGCCGGGCTCATCGACATCGATGAGTTCTACCTCCCGGAACTGGCCGACCGCGACCAGATCCTGACCCGCGACCCCTCACGCATGCAGGTCCTGCCCCACATGCGGCCGGCTGTGTGGGACACGATCGCCACCCTGCTGCCCACCATGGCACAGGAATACCCGGACATCATGTCCTTCCACCGCGAAGGAAACGCCTGCCGCTGGCAGAACACCCTGCAGGGCCTCGACATTGAGTTCACCGTCGGCGACGATGACTCGCTGCCCATGGGCCCACTGCGGTTCCTGGGCAGCCAGATCCAGGATGACATCGTTCTCCTCGACGTTAGAGACAACACGATGTGGCTCGACGCCGGCCTGGTCAGCTTCGCCGCGGACTGGTCCTTCGGATTCGACGTCGGCATGAACTTCCTCGAGATCCACCACCCCGTCCCGCGGGTCAAGGAAGAGAACATCATCCGCCGCGCGGAGCAATTCCTCCTGCGGCTGCAACCCGGAGAACAGTTCCGCAGGACAAACTGGACTATGACTATCGGTCAGCGCTTGGACACCTCGACCGAAACCTACCCTGAATGGGGCCCCGACCGCGGAACCATCGCCACGGATCCCGACCTGCCCAACAAGCTCCACCTCCGAGTGGAAGTCCAGCACCTGATCCGCCTCCCACACACCGGGGTCCTGCTGTTCCTGATCCGGAGCTACCTCCTGCCCCTCGCCGACATCGCCAAGGTACCTGCTTGGCGAGAAAAGCTGGGCCACGTGTTGGCCGAACTACCGGAAGACATGGCCGAGTACAAAGGCATCATTCGCTACCGCAAAGCGGCAGCTGATTGGCTGCTAGCTGGCTGA